The genome window aacttatttatacaattttaaatcCATGGATAGTGATATATTGGCAAATAATCTATAATTTTCGAAAAGCTTCAGTATGCTTAAGAACTATGTAGAGATTAATTTGAAAGTTTTGTTTACAGAAATTATCTTCCCTAATATGTTGCGTTCATCTACCATCAGTACCACCGCTCTGACACAAACCAGTTGGAACTATTGAATTATAATTGATATTAATAAGTatattaatttgctagagctgcTAAAACAAGATCgcacagactgggtgacttaaagaatggaaatttattttctcacggttctggaggctagaactctgagatcaagatgttggcagcATTGATTTCTTCTGTGACCCCTCTCCTTACCTTGTAGATGgcagtcttctccctctgtcttcatgGTTTTCCCTCTGTGTGCCCATAGGCAGGCACATGTCAGTATTCAAATTCCCtcttttaaggacaccagtcctactgGATTAGGATTTGCCCTAAAGAACTCATGTCAATTATTTATTaatctatctccaaatacagttaagTTCTGAGGTACTAGGAGTCAGGggttcaacatataaatttgggggtgggggtaaagggacacaattcagcccttAATAGATAGAGGtgaaagaaagtgtgtgtgtgtgtgtgtgtgtgtgtgtgtgttcacattaCTCAGATTGCTAAGTAGATGAAGTAGTTTTATTAACATGACACTTAAGTAGCatatttattgctttaatttaGGTGATATTTGTGAATGATCaacctactcaaaaaaaaaaaaaaaaagccctcagtggaaatatgaaaagtaaattcTAGCTCTGATGCTAACATTCCCTCAATTTATTTAACTAGCATTTATCAAGTACTGactaaggctttttttttccttagagccAAAAGGTCTCACATTTATTCCCTGATAAAATGTGTCTATTGGCCAGGTAGGAAGGATGTTTTACAGAGTGACAAGGATAGAACACATGATCTTCACACAACTTAAGTAAATATGTGTGCCAGTCAGGTGTGTCATCGCATGATATGTGACGCCTTCTAGACCCAGCCTGGTTCTTCTCCAGCACCTTCTCATGGAGTTGTACCTGATTTTATTACCAGTTTTCGTCCGAATCCACTGGGGAATGGGACGATTCAGCTTTTGTTTCTTGGCTGGGAATCGCTTGATTCTGAAAGTCTTGGGAGAAGACATGGTGAGAAACAGTCAGCCACACACAGCAGGACGGCGGCGAAAAAGAGAAAGCCTGACAAAAGGCATTTTACTGGGAGTGATGCTAGCTGTAATGCTGAACAAGTCATGAACTATTATTCTCCATCTGCAaagctttaatttaaaatctctttaCCTAACTCATAAGatttctccacaaataagtaaataaaagtccTTTGAGAACATAAATGTGCTAGCCAAGTCATTATTAgcaggattttttaaagtaaatgcatTTTCCTCTTGTTGCTGTTTTGCCATACAACTGAccatgaatattttattcattgcaAGTAAAAATGTAAACCACTAGTTACTGGAAAATTCTTAATATAGTGAGCATTGTCAAATTCAGGAAGTCACCTATGATGTAACAGAAAAACAGTGTCAGAAAACTTAAGTTTAAGGTTCGGCTCTTGCCTGTACTAGCTGAGTAAACCTGCTCAAGTCATTTATTAAACTCTTGAGAGTTATTTGCTCATTTGTACCTGAAATATACTTATTTCACAGGAAATCATTTATGAGGAATTAACATGATGATGTCAGTGGCATGATAGTCACATACTGAACCATGTGATAATCAGTCCTTTTGTCGACTATCAATCACATTCAATACACAAGATGATGGCGTAATATTACTTGAAAGAGAATTTGGAAGTGACCAAGTAATCTATTAAtgaattttattaacatttaaattgggaCAAGCAGATGGTCTTAATGCCTGAGGTGTTATGTTTCTTTTATCTTAACATTATACTTTTCCAATAGATGTGCTACACAAAAGATGGAGCATAGTATCTTCACCAGAAAGGGAGATCACCTTGGTGAACCTGAAAAAAGATGCAAAGTATGGCTTAGGTAAGTCACTGAGATTCTTCAAGGGAGTAAGAGTTCAAAAAGAAACATTCTGTAGTATAACATTGGCATTAAGGCACCAGCCCACCATGGATCAAGATACTGGTtgcctccccacagccccttcACCCCACCCACCTAGTCAGGAAATGTGAAAGATGAAATGCTCATAAACAGAACTTTACCGAATTCAACAGTCCCATTTCACATGTGTTATTTACTGATCATATCTGATCTGAGAATCTCTACACTTCTCTGCATCAGACAGACTGCTCATTAGTCCTTGAAAGCACTAGTGTCACGAAAATCTTTCTTAAATGTATCGTTTCCCAGGATTTCAAATCATTGGTGGAGAGAAGATGGGAAGACTGGATCTAGGTGTATTTATTAGTTCAGTTACCCCTGGAGGACCAGCTGACTTGGATGGATGCTTAAAGCCAGGTACTTCACATTAGGTGATTTCCTGAGTACTTAACTGACAGGCATGAATTTGCACAGATGACAAAAGTAGAACTCGGGAAAAACAAAGATAGTGAAAAATAATATTGGCAGTAACATTTCTAAGACTTAGCatgaatttctctttgtttttgaaaatactggATTgtcggacgcctgggtggctcagtaggttaaagcctctgccttcagctggggtcatgatctcaggtcctgggatcgagtcccacatggtgctctctgcttggtagggagactgcttccccctctctctgcctacttgtgatctctgtctgtcatataaataaataaaatctttttttaaaaaaagaaagaaaatactggatTGTCTCTTTTTTTACAGGAGACCGTTTAATATCTGTGAATAGTGTGAGTCTCGAGGGGGTCAGCCACCATGCCGCAATTGAAATTTTGCAAAAAGCTCCTGAAGATGTGACTCTTGTTATCTCTCAGCCAAAAGAGAAGATACCCAAAGGTAATGTTTTGGATGTTTCTTAGCTGTGTATTCTGTTTCACTTTTCACAAGTACTTCCATATCATGAATTGGATTAAAGCTCCAGGTCGTTTTAAGGTCCTTATTTCCTTCCTGAAAATTTAATATATGTAGCTCTGTTTAATATTATACATTAGTGTAACTTTTTCATTCATCActtctgagattttctctctcattcatctTCAGTACTCTATAAATAAAAGTGGATTTGTTGTGCCAAATCGATGTCACTTAAGTAAATCCTGAGTACTTGCCGCATTCCATCACTTCCTAGGccaaatcagaaataaaactcTTCACCCTTGTCCAATTAATATAACTGTGTAATTATTATCTACGAAGTCCTAACCTGAACaagactgtaaaaaataaaaatataaaaacatcagaaatttTAGAACATGACCATACCATTTTGTCTCATAATTCCTGCCATTAGCATGTTGTGGCAGAAAAGGCCCTTGACCAAGATGAGATGACTTGAGTTTGAGTCATGGTTGTTTTTTGTTAAGAATGAGACAGTGATCTTGGCTCTGCCTTGTCTACCTTGCACAGAGTTATGAGGCAGTGTTTGTGAGAGAAGGACACACAGCACGTGCAGTGGGAAGAGCTCCAAAGTCTAGGGTCAGACTCTGTCTCCACTGCTCAATACTGGATACCCCAAGCAAATCACTTGAATTTGCTAAACCTCAATCCACTCATATATCAAATGCTGAATACGAAGTGCTTATCTTATAGgttttgaatattaaatgagataatacatgtaaagaatTAGCACATTGCCTGGTACCTATTAAGCACTTACATGTGAGGTTTTTTTGGGtcatttttaacagtatttttcaaaaatgttgtaGTGCTAATTATGTGCGAGTTACCGTCATCCCAAAGATACTgagaaatatgtaaaagaatatttCAATGTTACATTGAAACAAGTTTAGATAGTGGATTTTTGGCATAATTTCAGACAATTAAGAtacaatagaaacaaaaagaaaacttttttacCATATGTTGTGACATAAAACTTTCTCAGGTGTATACAGATGAGTTATTTTGACTGCAGTTTCTTTTATTcactaagtattttatatatatatatattgtgtgtgtgtatacaaaatatgtacatatataaataatgttttcagtACTTGTTACTTGAAC of Mustela nigripes isolate SB6536 chromosome 1, MUSNIG.SB6536, whole genome shotgun sequence contains these proteins:
- the LOC132013936 gene encoding large ribosomal subunit protein eL39-like, which encodes MSSPKTFRIKRFPAKKQKLNRPIPQWIRTKTGNKIRYNSMRRCWRRTRLGLEGVTYHAMTHLTGTHIYLSCVKIMCSILVTL